Within the Flavobacterium sp. CG_23.5 genome, the region CCTATTTTCAAATAAGGATTTTCCTTGCCGCGCACCTGATACCACCACCGGTTCAAGTCGTGACTCAGCGTACCGGTACCCACTTGTCCCAGGCGGTATTGCTTGGAGATGTTTTCGGCTTTTAGGATAATATTTTTACTCATTATATTTATTCGTTATTCTATTTTCGCAAATTGATGCTCGCGAATCAATCTTTAGGATTCGCTACTGAAGCTTTACTTCTCAGGAGAACAGAATTATCTAAAAACCCGGCTACCGCTTCGCATTCTAAATCCCAATAAACATTGACATCAGAGACTAAACTTATTTATTTTATTAGTTGCGACAATCTCTCTTTTAAAAGCACTTGTTTAACTGCCCCTCTTTCGGAGGGTCCCGTTTGCTATCGGGAGAGTGGAGGACTACACCGTATCTATAAAACTCTTCTCCGTCTTATTAAAAATCAATACTCCCACCAAAAATACGATAACCGTTACCGCAAAAGTATATAACAACCCAAAAACAGAAATCTGTCCCACATTTAACAACATATATCGTGTGGTTTCTATAATATACGCTAACGGATTGTATTGCACTAACCATCCATACGAAGGCAATTTTTCTTTAATCAATGCCATAGGATACATCACTGCAGATAAATACATCAACAATTGCACCCCAAAACTGATCAGGTAACTAAAATCTCTGTATTTGGTGACCAAAGACGAAATAAACATTCCTAATCCTAGTCCTAAAACCCCCATCAAGACAATAAGTAAAGGAAAAAATACGGCAGTCGCATTCAAACTAACTAAAGCTCCTTGATAGTAATAATAAATATAAAAAGCGATAAAAATGAAGAACTGGATTCCAAATTTAATTAAATTGGAGATCACGATGGAAATAGGCACAATCAATCTGGGGAAATATACCTTGCCAAATATTCCTGCATTAGCACCAAAAGTATTTGAGGTTCCTGTTAGGCATGCCGTAAAATAATTCCAAACTGTAATTCCTGCTAAATTAAACAAGAACGGAGGAACAGTTCCAGTATCAATTCCTGCCAAATTATTAAAGATAATCGTAAAAGTAATTGAGGTAAACAACGGTTGGATCAAGTACCAAAGTGGACCGAGAACCGTTTGTTTATAAACCGTCACCACGTCTCTTTTTACAAACAGCAGCAGCAAATCCCTATACTGCCATACTTCTTTGAGATTGAGGGAGAAGAACTTATTTTTAGGAGTTATCTCAAAAAGCCAATTGTTATCTATATTATCGTGGTTATTCATGTAGGTATGCTAAGCGGCTATTATTGGGTATAATCTTTATTTTTTTAATTTGTGGTATAGAAAGTTGACAAATATAACAATTTTGGCTATGAATCTATATAAGTAGCGCACTAAGTGTATTCTTTTTGTTTTTGAGGGGCAATCAGTATACAAAACCCTATTTTTCTGACAGATAAAAAAGAACACAACGCTTCCTCCGGTAAAAACGGGACCGTACTATTTATTATTAACCCGTGGGATGTAATTCATTCTTGATCTTTTTTTAAAACATAGAAACATAGTTTTTTTTTTTGGATTTTGAAAGTCGTTTCACTTTATTTAAGAAAACATAGCTAGGTAAAACCAATAATTGGGCTATTGACATTTTTTCTATGTTTCTATATGGTTAAATTTTATGTTTAGCTATTCAATGTCTTTTCTGTATAATTGCAGCCAACTGGTTATTATTATTTAGTTGATAGCAAAACAAAAAAGTCCACAGCTTTAAAGGATATTAATAGGTTAGCACAGATTGATCTTATTACAGTCGATGTTTATCCGTTGAATCCGTGTTAGCTGTGTGCCATTTTATATTGCTTTTTTATAAAAAAATTCTGCCTCGAACTGACGGTACCGAGAGACATCGCATTCGAAAATTCAAATGGTTCTATAAAAGGATATTTCCAAATTTTCGTCTCCCTTTAGTCTTGAAGCTTCGGGAGGAATAAAACGAGAATTCCCTTTGAATACCTTCTCAAAAACACCTATTCAATTCCCGAATTGCACACTATACTTTTAGCAAATAAAAATTACATTATATAGTTTTGTTCCTCTTTCCACAGGATACGCTACTTCAATTTCTATAATGACATGAACAATCAGTCAGTCCAACAAAAAGTAAAAAACATATATCAGATGCTGTTCGAAATGGCATCTGGCAACTTCATATTCAGGATGCATAGAGATCCTGAGAATAATCAATTGGATGAAGTGGCAGTCATGCTCAATACTACTGCCGAAAAAATGGAGTTGTTAATCTCAAAGTTGGGTTATATAAATCCACCGTACAAACAACAAAGCTCAGTTCAAGCTACAATTATTCTAGACAGAACATTTACAATCGAGAACTTCAGCGAAGAAGTCCCTTCAATTTTAGGATACAAGCCGGAAAAACTTCTCAAATTAGGTTTTCACGAAATACTTGCCAAACAATCCTTACCATCATGGGAAGCCATTACGGCTGAAGCACCATCCGACAAAGAGGTACACACAGCCGTTCAATTATTATTCATTACGCCAACTCAACACTTCGTTCCCTCCTATTGTACCTTTTC harbors:
- a CDS encoding ABC transporter permease — translated: MNNHDNIDNNWLFEITPKNKFFSLNLKEVWQYRDLLLLFVKRDVVTVYKQTVLGPLWYLIQPLFTSITFTIIFNNLAGIDTGTVPPFLFNLAGITVWNYFTACLTGTSNTFGANAGIFGKVYFPRLIVPISIVISNLIKFGIQFFIFIAFYIYYYYQGALVSLNATAVFFPLLIVLMGVLGLGLGMFISSLVTKYRDFSYLISFGVQLLMYLSAVMYPMALIKEKLPSYGWLVQYNPLAYIIETTRYMLLNVGQISVFGLLYTFAVTVIVFLVGVLIFNKTEKSFIDTV
- a CDS encoding AraC family transcriptional regulator, which codes for MNNQSVQQKVKNIYQMLFEMASGNFIFRMHRDPENNQLDEVAVMLNTTAEKMELLISKLGYINPPYKQQSSVQATIILDRTFTIENFSEEVPSILGYKPEKLLKLGFHEILAKQSLPSWEAITAEAPSDKEVHTAVQLLFITPTQHFVPSYCTFSRQLYNNTIIVSLITTILQDILPETTNIDQHLSDAVLIQNVYDYILNHLEDPLPSTKELSKIFIVNEFKLKDSFRHFFNTSIYQFYMDERLKRAQILILQTSITLKEIAFIIGFNDYTNFYKAFKKRFNYSPSDLKRNNNNNNNNSENKY